The window TTTGGATTGCACCCCCACCACATCAGCACCATGATCGCGATCACAATTGCGAAGGTGCGATACATCGATTTTCCCCTTATTGGCGACGCGGGTTGATGGGTTAGTTGAGCCGCCGCTAGGCGACAATCTGCTATTCGGTAACAGCCGATTGGTCGGTGGGTGGCGGAGGTTGCGAAAAATCCAGCGCCTGTTGCGTTTCCGTAGCCGCTTCGCAATGGAGCGGACCGCCGACGCGCAGCGTGCCATCGACCGCCAACATTCCATTGACGGTTAAAGGTCCTCCGACCGCCATCGCGTTGGGCACCATCTGGCCGGCCTGTCCCGGCGTTTCGCCCCTCGGCATCGTCGTTTCGAGCGGACCGCCGACCGCAATCTTGCGCGCCAGCACGGGACCATGGACGGTCAACGGACCGCCGACGGAGAGCGGCCCGTGCACCATCAGCGGACCATCGATCGATGCCGGTCCACCGATGCAGGTCGTGCCGTTCTCACATGACAGGGCGCATCCCGAGGCGAATGCGATTGCCAGCATCAACGCGGCGCTCTGACAAAGAATCCGTCCGGATCGTGACACGATGTTGATCACTTGAGCGGCAACCCCAGGAAGTGTTGGAGTTCGCTGAAGCCGAAGACGTGGCGCTCCGGCGTGGTCTGACTGGCGACAGTCTGCGGGCTAGCGAGGGCGACCTGGGGCGTCTCGTAGGATTTCTCGCAGATGAGCGGGCCGTTGACCATGAGATCGCCGTCCACGTCAAGCGAGCCGCGGACTTTGAGCACGCCGTGAATCGCGGTGGTGTTGGAGATTTGACGGCCGTTGTCGCCGACGCGCTCATTGGCCGGCAGCGTCCCCAGCATCGGGCCATTCACCTTGATGTTATGTGCGCGCACGATGCCGTGAATGATCGCGGGACCGTCAACCGTCAGTGAACCGTGCACAGCGAGCGGGCCGTTGATGATGGTCGGGCCGTTGATGTTGTGCCAATCGCCGAAGGCGCGGCCGCGCGGGCCGCATCCCCACAGAATTGTGGTCACTATCGCCGCGATTGTGATCTTCCTGATCATTGATCTCCCCCGATCGGTGCACGCTCATCGAATGCGCGCGTAATTGACGACGTCGATGCCGGTGCCGGTGATTTCGAGCTGACCCGGACCGGCGGCGCATCGCACTGGATTTGCCGCCGTCGAGTCAGTGCACACGACGACGTTGGTATCGCCCGTGAAGCACGAATCTTTCAGCGTCGCGACGCCCTGTGCGAGCTGCGCCCGGCCGGCGCATTCGTTGGTCATCGCGGTAATCCTGACCGCGCCAAACAAGCTGTTAGCTGAGATGTTACCCGATGCGTACACGTCGTGAGGTCCCTTGGCGGCGCCGGGCGGTACGGGCCGCGGATGATGTCCGCAGCCCGCGCCGGCGACGATCGCGATCATTGCTGCTGCAAGTTGGATCCGCATCGCAATCGCACCATCAGCTCGCGTGCTTGATCTCGCCGTTAGCCAGGTTGGCGGCCGAGGTGAAGATGTCCATCGGCGCGAGCGGCGGACGGCGGCGCTGCTTGAGCGAGTTGAGCTCCGCCTGGGCCTTGGCCTCTGCGTTGCGGCGGCGAATCTCCTCGAGCTTCTCGCCCAGCTCCGAGCCCGCGAGCTCGTGATTCACGCCCGCCTGCGCGAGCGTCTGCTGGATCGAGTCGCGCACTTCCTCAAGCGCGCGCACGTCTTCGTCATATGAGAGCTCTTCGAGCGCGTGCTGGATTCGCACGCGGGCTTGCGCGTTGCGCAGTCGCGCGATCATCTGCACTTTCTCGACCTTGAGCTTTTCGATCTCGCCCTTGAACGAAATGAGGTTGCGCTTCGCGTCCTCGGCCTCGCGCGTGAGCTGGCCGAGCTCGTCGCGCAGGCGGACGCACTCGTCTTCGAGCACGTGCTTGCGCTGGATCAGAATGAGCGCGCACTGGTCCTCGTTCATGTCGGCGGCCTGCGATGCTTCCTCGTCAACTTCCTTCATTTCGGCGAGCTTCGAGGTCAGCTCGCGCTCGAGCTTGCTGCGCATGTAGATAACGCCGGCCGCGGCGCTCTTGAGCTGCTGATAACGATTCACGCGATCGTTGATCGCGGACTCGTACACCGCCTCGGGATCGCGCGCCTCGCGCGTCTTAATCCAGCGGCTCAACTTGCCGCTCATCAACTTGAAGAATCGAGTGAAAATCATGGCACTGCCTCCAATTAATCCGATAGCTGCGACGGTCATTTAGTTGCCCTCGTTGCGCGTCGGCAGGCCGACATCGGCCAGCGTAATGCCGAGCTCGCGCATCTTCTGCTGAAAACTCTGCCGGTACATTCCGATGCGTTCCGCGGCGCGCGAGATATTGCCGCCGGTGGCGCGCAGCGCGCGGATAAAAAAGTCGCGCTCCCAATCGCCAACGAACTTCTCCTTGGCCTCGCGAAACGTCAGCGTGTCGGCGCCGTCGTCGGAGCCGACCGGAACGTGGTTGCTGATCGGCGCCGGCGCGTGATCGCCCTCGGGCTCCGAGCCGGCGAACAGATCGTCGGGCGTGATCTCATCATCAGCCGACAGGATCACCGCCTGTTCGATCGCGGCCTTGAGCGAACGCGCGTTGCCCTTCCATGGGCGCTCGATACACGCGCGCATCGACTCGGCGCTCAGCTTCTTTTCAGGCTTGCCGAAGCGCTTGCATGCGTCCTGGATAAAATGCTGGACCATTAGCGGAATGTCTTCGCGGCGCTCGCGCACGGGCGGGATTCGTACCTCAACCACCTTGATGCGGTAGTAAAGGTCCTCGCGAAAGCGCCCCTGCGAGACCATCGTTTCGAGGTCCTGGTTGGTCGCCGCGATGATCCGCGTATCGACGCTGAGCGGCTGATTGCCGCCGATACGCTCGAACTGCTTCTCCTGCAGCACGCGCAAGAGCTTGGCCTGGGTTTCGAGCGCCATGTCGCCGATCTCGTCGAGGAAGAGCGTGCCGCCGTCCGCGGCTTCGAACTTGCCCTCGCGGCGCTGCACTGCGCCCGTGAACGCGCCCTTCTCGTGGCCGAACAATTCGCTCTCAACGAGTTCACGCGAGAATGCCGCGCAGTTAACTGCAATGAACGGACGGCGGGCGCGCGGGCTGCGATAATGAATCGCGCGCGCGACGAGCTCCTTGCCGGTGCCCGATTCGCCGCGTACCAGCACGGTAACGTCGGTCGGCGCGACTTTTTCGATCGTCTCGAACACGCGCATCATCGCGCGCGAGCGGCCGATCATGTTTTCGAAGACTCCAGTGTCGAGGCGGACCTGCTCCAGCAGCTGCGAATGCGCACGCTTCAGGAGCTGGGTCTCCATCACCTTGCGCACCTTGAGCCGCAGCTCGTCGTTGTCGAACGGCTTGGGCAGGTAGTCCTCGGCTCCGGCCTTCATCGCTTCGACGGCGATCCGCTGCGTGCCGTAGGCGGTGATCATTAGCACCGCGCATTGCGGATCGAGGTCGCGCACATGGCGCAGCAGATCGAGCCCGCTCATGCCTTTCATGCTCAGGTCGGTGATGATCACGTGGAAGAGACCGGCCTTCACTTTGCCGAGCGCTTCTTCGCCCGACTCCGCAGTCTCGACCTCGTAGCCTTCCTTGCTGAACAGACCTTTGAGCGCGATGACAATGCCGCGCTCGTCATCGACGACTAGCAGTCTGCCTTTCAATTGCGTGCCCTCAATGCGTCGGTGGTGGAGGCGGCCGCCATGGGAATCGGCACCCCGTTGTGGTTTTCAGTGGTCAGCACGGGCTCAAACGCCTCGCTCTCGTGCGCTTCTTCGGCCGGCGATTCCTCGCGGACCGCGTCGGCGAGCGGCACCGAGATCTTGAACTCGGTGCCGGTGCCGACCGTGCTCGTGACTTCGATCGTCCCGCGATGCGCGTCGATCACTTTCTTGGCCACGCCGAGTCCGAGGCCGGTGCCCGTGGACTTCGACGTATAGAACGGGTTGAAGATCTTGCCGAGCTTGTCGGCCGCGATACCGCATCCGTTGTCGCGCAGGATGACGGTTGCGGTGCCGTTGCCCGTGTTCTGGATTGCGAGGTCGAGGCGGCGCCCGGTCTGCGTCGATTCCATCGCATCGATCGCGTTATCGATAATGTTCGAAAAGACCTGGCGCAGCTTGTCGGCATCGGCGCGGACAGTCGGCCCGCCGAGATAAGCGCGCGACACGACGACCTGCTTCGCTTCGAGCTTGGCGCGGAGCTGCGTCAGCGCTCCGTCGAGCACGCCAGCGAGATTGACGTTGCTGAACTTGTAGTCCTCTTCTTTGGCGTACTTCAGAAGATGCGACACGCTGCGTTCGACGCGCGCGAGTTCATCGAGCGCGACCTTGGCGTACTCGACGTTCTCGTGCGAAGTCGGATCCTCGCCCATCTGCTGCACGAGGCTCTTGGCCGCCGCGATCGGATTTCTGATCTCATGGGCGAAAGTCGCGGTTAGCTCGTCGAGCGAGGCCTGCTTCTCGGTGCGAAGCTGCTCCTTCTCCTGCAAAACCTCGCGATGAACTTCGCGCTGAATCGCGGGCTCGAAAACGCGCTGATGAACCCAGCGCCAGCCGTAGACTGCTGTGAAGTGACTCGCCAGGCCGAAGCCCCAGCCCATAGCGGGCCACAGGAACCAAGGATACGAAGTCGTGAGCAGGTTGATGAGGAACAGGAAGCCGATGACGACGCCGTACCACATCAGGTGGACGTAGAAGCCGGCCTCGGCCGAGGCGCGCTTGCGGGCGCGATCGTAGGCCTGGCGTTCCGCATCGTTCTTGAACGTGGGACGCGGATGCTCATCGACCGGATTCACCGGCGCGCCGCCATAGCGGCGGGTCTGATGGTCGAAGCGGCGGCGCATCCTGCGCTCGATGCGCTCGGCCTTAGCTTCAAACTTGCGCGCCCATTTGGATTCGAAATCGTTGTTGATTCGAGTCCTGAGATCCTGGGCGAATGCTTCCGCCTGCGTAGTCCGGCGCCGCCACCGCTCACCCTTCCAATCCACCCAACGATGCTTCCGGATTTTCAGCACGGCGAAGACGATCAAACCGATAAAGATTAAGCCGAGCATCTTGCCTCACAAGGGACCGCGAAGTTGGACCCTGACTGATGACCTATTATAGCGGCATACTGTCTTTCAAACTGGCCCATAAGTGCGATCCTACGTGCTTAGAGCAAGCCTGATGCCTGCCCGGTGAGTCATCAAATATCTTTGGAACATGCGGAGTTTTTAGCGACGCGAGACGCATTCGCATAGCGGGCGCAGGCGGCTTGCTGCAGTGAAATCACTGCGCTGCTGCCGCGCTGCTGTCAACGGTGGGAGTCGTCCCTTTTCTTGACTTAACAAGGAGCCGGGCTATCGTCAGCGCATCTCGGTTTGTCGCGAGGGGCAGCGATGACCCAGTACTGGCCGTTCTCTGGCATGGCTCGGCAAGGTGCGATTCGCGAGCGCCTGATCGTGTCGCTGGATATGACCGAGCGGCGCGAGGCGCTCCGACTCGTCGAGCGGCTGGGGCGACTCGTTGGGATGTTCAAAGTCGGGCGCAGCCTCTTCCTCGGCGGCGGGCCGGATCTGATTCG is drawn from Candidatus Binataceae bacterium and contains these coding sequences:
- a CDS encoding sigma-54 dependent transcriptional regulator; protein product: MKGRLLVVDDERGIVIALKGLFSKEGYEVETAESGEEALGKVKAGLFHVIITDLSMKGMSGLDLLRHVRDLDPQCAVLMITAYGTQRIAVEAMKAGAEDYLPKPFDNDELRLKVRKVMETQLLKRAHSQLLEQVRLDTGVFENMIGRSRAMMRVFETIEKVAPTDVTVLVRGESGTGKELVARAIHYRSPRARRPFIAVNCAAFSRELVESELFGHEKGAFTGAVQRREGKFEAADGGTLFLDEIGDMALETQAKLLRVLQEKQFERIGGNQPLSVDTRIIAATNQDLETMVSQGRFREDLYYRIKVVEVRIPPVRERREDIPLMVQHFIQDACKRFGKPEKKLSAESMRACIERPWKGNARSLKAAIEQAVILSADDEITPDDLFAGSEPEGDHAPAPISNHVPVGSDDGADTLTFREAKEKFVGDWERDFFIRALRATGGNISRAAERIGMYRQSFQQKMRELGITLADVGLPTRNEGN
- a CDS encoding PspA/IM30 family protein; translation: MIFTRFFKLMSGKLSRWIKTREARDPEAVYESAINDRVNRYQQLKSAAAGVIYMRSKLERELTSKLAEMKEVDEEASQAADMNEDQCALILIQRKHVLEDECVRLRDELGQLTREAEDAKRNLISFKGEIEKLKVEKVQMIARLRNAQARVRIQHALEELSYDEDVRALEEVRDSIQQTLAQAGVNHELAGSELGEKLEEIRRRNAEAKAQAELNSLKQRRRPPLAPMDIFTSAANLANGEIKHAS
- a CDS encoding ATP-binding protein yields the protein MLGLIFIGLIVFAVLKIRKHRWVDWKGERWRRRTTQAEAFAQDLRTRINNDFESKWARKFEAKAERIERRMRRRFDHQTRRYGGAPVNPVDEHPRPTFKNDAERQAYDRARKRASAEAGFYVHLMWYGVVIGFLFLINLLTTSYPWFLWPAMGWGFGLASHFTAVYGWRWVHQRVFEPAIQREVHREVLQEKEQLRTEKQASLDELTATFAHEIRNPIAAAKSLVQQMGEDPTSHENVEYAKVALDELARVERSVSHLLKYAKEEDYKFSNVNLAGVLDGALTQLRAKLEAKQVVVSRAYLGGPTVRADADKLRQVFSNIIDNAIDAMESTQTGRRLDLAIQNTGNGTATVILRDNGCGIAADKLGKIFNPFYTSKSTGTGLGLGVAKKVIDAHRGTIEVTSTVGTGTEFKISVPLADAVREESPAEEAHESEAFEPVLTTENHNGVPIPMAAASTTDALRARN